A region of the Pseudonocardia cypriaca genome:
GGAGCCCCGGCGGCGGGTGCTAGGTCAGCCGGAGACGAACTGGACGGTGGCCCGCTGGGCCACCATGACGCTGGTGAAGGTGCGCACCACGTCCTGGTGGGCCGGGTGGTCGAGGTAGGTCGCCACCGCGGCCGCGTCCGGCAGCTGGGCGAGCACACCGAAGTCGGCGTTGCCGGCGCGCAGACCGAGGTCCGGACCGAACCGGTACGACGCCAGCTCGGGGATCTGCGCAGGCAGTGTTGCGAGCGCGGCGCACAGCCGTTCCACGTCCGCGGGGTCGACGTCGTCGTGCCAACGGAAGACGGCGAGGTGACTGATCATCCGGCCCTGCTCCTTCCGGGACGCTCCACTGCGTCCGCGTCTCCGCGGTCGGGGCCGCGGCACCGCAAGAACGTCGCACGCCAGTCTTCGACGAGTCAAGAGACTCTCGAAATTTTGCTACTCATTCGGGATTCTGGTATCCATGACCGATGGCGGGTCGGGGGAAGACGATCAACGGTGCGGCGTACGACCGACTCCGCGCCGACATCCTGAGCGGACGACTCCGGCCCGGGGAGCGCCTCAAGTTCGCCGGCTTGTCCCAGCAGTACGAAGTGAGCATGAGCGTGCTGCGCGAGGCGCTCGCCAAGCTCAGCGCGGAAAAGCTCGTCGTGGGCGCGCCTCAGCAGGGCTTCCGCGTCGTCCCGCTGTCCACGGAGGATCTCGAGGACCTCACGGCCGTCCGTTGCGACGTCGAGGGGCTCGCGTTCCGCTACTCGATCGAGCGCGGAGACCTGGTGTGGGAGAGCCGCGTGATCGCTGCGCACCACACCCTCGAACGGACCCCGATGATGGTCGAGGGAGATCCGCAGCTGTTCAGCGAGGCGTGGGCCGCGGCGCACTCGGACTTCCACCTCGCGCTCTTCGAGGGCTGCGGATCACCACGCCTCATCGGACTCGCGTCCTCGCTCCGCGACAGCGCCGAGCTCTACCGCCGCTGGTCACGCCCCCTCGGCGATCCCGGCCGGGACATCGCCGCGGAGCACCGCGCACTGCGCGACGCGGCACTCGACCGCGACGCGGACGCGGGCGTACGCCTGCTCAACGCCCATATCAGCCGCACGACGTACAAGCTGCTCGACGCCGTCGCGCGATGAAGATCTTGCGCATCGCCGCTCGGCATGGGGCGGACGATCTGGGGGGAAGTGAATGAAAGTACGGTTCGCTCGGTGGCTCGGAATCTCCTTCATGGTCGCCGGCGTCGCCGCCATCCTCGTCTGCCTCGGAATCGCGTTCAGCGGTATGCCGGAGGTCGGGCTCGTCGTCGGCATCGTCTTGGGCCCGGGGTTCATCGCGTTCGGCTGGCTCTACCTCGACCGCCTTCCGTACTTCATCCTCACCGA
Encoded here:
- a CDS encoding GntR family transcriptional regulator yields the protein MAGRGKTINGAAYDRLRADILSGRLRPGERLKFAGLSQQYEVSMSVLREALAKLSAEKLVVGAPQQGFRVVPLSTEDLEDLTAVRCDVEGLAFRYSIERGDLVWESRVIAAHHTLERTPMMVEGDPQLFSEAWAAAHSDFHLALFEGCGSPRLIGLASSLRDSAELYRRWSRPLGDPGRDIAAEHRALRDAALDRDADAGVRLLNAHISRTTYKLLDAVAR
- a CDS encoding Dabb family protein, whose translation is MISHLAVFRWHDDVDPADVERLCAALATLPAQIPELASYRFGPDLGLRAGNADFGVLAQLPDAAAVATYLDHPAHQDVVRTFTSVMVAQRATVQFVSG